The sequence AACTCCAGGGTCTGGGCGGCGCCCTCGACAGCCTGGACCTCTGGAACCTGGGCAGCGCCCCCGACCCCAAGGACGTCCCCACCCCCTGACCCGCCCCGCGAATTGCTCCGGAGGGATCCGGTAGAGCCCGCCCCGACCCGCGCCGCACAATGGCCGCCATGAACCGCAACGACCGGAACGCCCCAGCCAGTCGGCCCCCCCCGACCGGCGCCGCAGACGCGCCCGTGAGCCTCCCCTACGCCCGGGACTTCATGCTGGGCCGCATGTTCGCGGCCGACGCCGCCTTCGACGGACTGTTCTACACCGGCGTGACCAGCACCGGCATCTACTGCCTGCCGTCCTGCCGGGCCCGCAAACCCCGCGCGGAGCACGTGCAGTTCCACGCGACGCCCCTTGAGGCGCGCGCGGCGGGCCTGCGCGCCTGCCGCCGCTGCCACCCCGACGCCTACCGGGGCGTGCCCCCGCACGAGGCGGCCCTGATGGCCGCGCTGGGCAGCGTGCACGTGCCCGACGTGCCGGACGTGCGCGCCCTGGCCGCCGCGCTGCACCTCGGCGAGAGCGCCCTGCACGCGCACTGGCGCGCACTGTTCCAGGTGACGCCCGGCGAGTGGCTGGCCCGCGAACGCGTGCGGCTCGCCGCGCGGGCCCTGCGGGACACCGGGGAGCGCGCCGCGGCCATCGCGTTCGGGGTGGGTTTTGGCAGCCTGTCCGCGTTCGGCGCGCAGTTCCGCCGGGTGATGCACCTGACCCCACAGGCGTGGAGGGTCGCCGGGCGCAACGGCGGCCTGACCCTGACCCTCCCGGCGGGCGTCCCGCTGGCGGTCGTGTGGCGCGACCTGAGCCGCGACCCCCGCAGTGTCACGCAGCGGGTGGACGCGCCCGCGGGGCGCCTGACCTTCGCCTGGACCCTCCCCACCGGGCCGCAGCGGGTCGCGCTGCACGTCACCGCTGGGAAGGTCGAGGTTCACCCGGACGAACCGGACCGCCTGAGCAGTCCTGACTGGGAGGCGCTGCACGCCCTGACCGTCCGCGCGCTGGGCCTGCACACCCCGCAGACGGGCCGCGGGTGGCCGGTACCGCTGGCCCCGCAGCCCTTCGATGGCCTGATCTGGGCAGTTGCGGCGCAGCAGGTGACCTTCGCGCAGGCCTGCCGCGTTCGCCGCACACTGACGGAACGGCACGGCACGCCCGTCGCAGGTGACCTGATCGCGCCGCCCACCGCCGCGCAGCTGAGCGCGCTGAACGACGCCGACCTGCGCGCCGCCGGACTGACCGACGCGCGAGCGGCCCTGATGCGCCGCCTCGCGGGCCGGGCCGCGCGGCATGAACTGAACTTGGACGCCCTGGCCCGCGGCACGGTCAGCGCCGCCCGCCGCACCCTGCTGGCCGTGCCCGGCATCGGCCCCTGGACGGCCGAGTACGTGCTGCTGCGCGTCCTGGGCTTCCCCGACATCGTGCCCGACGGTGACGCTGCCCTGGCCGCCAGCCTGCGCCGCACCCACGCCCTGCCCACGAAACCCACGCCCGCGCAGGTGCAGGCCCTGCTCCTCCCGCACGCGCCGCGCCGCAGCCAGGCCGTGCTGCGCGCTTGGCACGCCGCTCTCGAC comes from Deinococcus radiotolerans and encodes:
- a CDS encoding DNA-3-methyladenine glycosylase 2 translates to MNRNDRNAPASRPPPTGAADAPVSLPYARDFMLGRMFAADAAFDGLFYTGVTSTGIYCLPSCRARKPRAEHVQFHATPLEARAAGLRACRRCHPDAYRGVPPHEAALMAALGSVHVPDVPDVRALAAALHLGESALHAHWRALFQVTPGEWLARERVRLAARALRDTGERAAAIAFGVGFGSLSAFGAQFRRVMHLTPQAWRVAGRNGGLTLTLPAGVPLAVVWRDLSRDPRSVTQRVDAPAGRLTFAWTLPTGPQRVALHVTAGKVEVHPDEPDRLSSPDWEALHALTVRALGLHTPQTGRGWPVPLAPQPFDGLIWAVAAQQVTFAQACRVRRTLTERHGTPVAGDLIAPPTAAQLSALNDADLRAAGLTDARAALMRRLAGRAARHELNLDALARGTVSAARRTLLAVPGIGPWTAEYVLLRVLGFPDIVPDGDAALAASLRRTHALPTKPTPAQVQALLLPHAPRRSQAVLRAWHAALDRT